From one Sphingomonas sp. BT-65 genomic stretch:
- a CDS encoding FAD-binding oxidoreductase — protein sequence MSRYDVAIVGAGIAGAGLAAEIAPHARVLLLEAEDQPGYHATGRSAAFWSETYGGADIQPLSKASGPALRNPPAELGGESFLTPRGELFIATREDRHVLDRFVAEFAAAGVKLEPVDPAPRCPGLRPEWTEALWDPTCADIDVARLHAAYLGAARRAGAELVCSAGVTAARREGGGWRIETRAGVFVADVLVNAAGAWADPVAVLAGAPALGMMPLRRTMVQLRVDPPAQPVLPLVRDARDRFYFKPEAGGRIWLSPHDEIPSDPCDAAPEELDVAMAIDKFETAVDWRIEAVERKWAGLRTFAPDRKPVYGFDPATPGFFWCAGQGGFGIQTALAASKLAASLLLGTAPDPMIARIDPAAYSIERFRG from the coding sequence ATGAGCCGCTACGACGTCGCGATCGTCGGCGCCGGAATCGCCGGCGCAGGGCTCGCGGCGGAGATCGCGCCGCACGCGCGCGTGCTGCTGCTCGAGGCCGAGGACCAGCCGGGCTACCACGCCACCGGCCGCTCCGCCGCCTTCTGGTCGGAGACCTATGGCGGAGCGGACATCCAGCCCTTGTCCAAGGCGTCGGGCCCGGCGCTGCGCAATCCGCCGGCCGAGCTGGGCGGAGAGAGCTTCCTGACCCCGCGCGGCGAGCTGTTCATCGCGACGCGCGAGGACCGGCATGTGCTCGATCGCTTCGTCGCCGAGTTCGCCGCGGCGGGGGTCAAGCTCGAGCCGGTCGACCCCGCGCCGCGCTGTCCGGGGCTGCGGCCCGAATGGACCGAAGCGCTGTGGGACCCGACCTGCGCCGACATCGATGTCGCGCGGCTGCATGCCGCCTATCTCGGCGCGGCGCGGCGCGCGGGGGCGGAGCTCGTTTGTTCGGCGGGGGTAACTGCGGCGCGCCGCGAGGGCGGGGGCTGGCGGATCGAGACTCGTGCCGGGGTGTTCGTGGCGGACGTCCTGGTGAACGCGGCTGGCGCCTGGGCCGATCCGGTGGCGGTGCTCGCCGGCGCGCCCGCGCTCGGGATGATGCCGCTGCGCCGCACGATGGTTCAGCTGCGAGTCGATCCGCCCGCGCAACCGGTGCTGCCGCTGGTGCGCGATGCGCGCGACCGCTTCTACTTCAAGCCCGAGGCGGGCGGGCGCATCTGGCTCTCGCCGCATGACGAGATCCCGAGCGACCCGTGCGACGCCGCGCCGGAGGAGCTCGATGTCGCGATGGCGATCGACAAGTTCGAGACCGCGGTCGACTGGCGGATCGAAGCGGTCGAGCGCAAATGGGCGGGCCTCAGGACCTTCGCACCCGACCGCAAGCCGGTCTATGGCTTCGATCCCGCGACGCCCGGCTTCTTCTGGTGCGCGGGGCAGGGCGGGTTCGGCATCCAGACCGCGCTCGCCGCATCGAAGCTCGCCGCGTCGCTGCTGCTCGGCACCGCGCCCGATCCGATGATCGCGCGCATCGATCCCGCCGCCTACTCGATCGAGCGATTCCGCGGCTAG
- a CDS encoding alpha/beta fold hydrolase gives MASSPFASTAFDRRAIPAGARITNWAAPDGWQLRRFDWPAEGPPRGSILFQGGRGDVVEKYLETLAHWRGQGWNIAWFDWRGQSGSGRVNGAKSGHIEDFADFIADFRPFAQEWQATTPRPHVVMGHSMGGHLVLRALVEQAIRPDAAVLVAPMLGLKAPLGLVSVGERFARLMGGLGDPARAAWKVNEKPYTTETRQALLTHDRARYEDELWWQQANPANVTGPPSWKWLIEAFRSTRELRDSPALAAMDVPLLALIAEHDGLVDAKAALATVARLPDARIIRFGKESAHEILREVDAVRERAIGEIDRFLDERASSNPPPPGGGGARSATEGEDSPTTVLESSPSVSLRPTPPPGGGGLNPDDSENVDAS, from the coding sequence ATGGCCTCTTCACCATTTGCCTCCACCGCGTTTGACCGCCGGGCAATCCCCGCGGGCGCACGCATCACCAACTGGGCGGCGCCCGACGGCTGGCAGCTGCGCCGCTTCGACTGGCCGGCGGAAGGCCCGCCGCGCGGATCGATCCTGTTCCAGGGCGGGCGCGGCGACGTGGTCGAGAAATATCTCGAGACGCTGGCGCACTGGCGTGGCCAGGGCTGGAACATCGCCTGGTTCGACTGGCGCGGGCAGAGCGGCTCGGGCCGGGTGAACGGCGCGAAGAGCGGCCATATCGAGGATTTCGCGGACTTCATCGCCGATTTCCGCCCCTTCGCGCAGGAGTGGCAGGCGACGACCCCGAGGCCGCATGTCGTGATGGGCCATTCGATGGGCGGGCATCTGGTGCTGCGCGCGCTGGTCGAGCAGGCGATCCGGCCCGATGCGGCGGTGCTGGTCGCGCCGATGCTGGGCCTCAAGGCGCCGCTCGGCCTGGTATCGGTCGGCGAGCGCTTCGCCCGGCTGATGGGCGGGCTCGGCGATCCCGCGCGTGCGGCGTGGAAGGTCAACGAGAAACCCTACACCACCGAGACCCGCCAGGCGCTGCTGACGCACGACCGGGCGCGATACGAGGACGAGCTGTGGTGGCAGCAGGCCAACCCCGCCAATGTCACCGGCCCGCCGAGCTGGAAATGGCTGATCGAGGCGTTCCGCTCGACGCGCGAGCTGCGCGACAGCCCGGCGCTCGCGGCGATGGACGTGCCGCTGCTCGCGCTGATCGCGGAGCATGACGGGCTGGTCGATGCCAAGGCGGCGCTGGCCACGGTCGCCCGGCTTCCGGATGCGCGCATCATACGCTTCGGCAAGGAGAGCGCGCACGAGATCCTGCGCGAGGTCGACGCGGTGCGCGAGCGGGCGATCGGCGAGATCGACCGATTCCTGGATGAGCGGGCGAGTTCCAATCCTCCCCCGCCAGGGGGAGGTGGCGCGCGAAGCGCGACGGAGGGGGAGGACTCTCCCACGACCGTTCTGGAATCCTCCCCCTCCGTCAGCCTGCGGCCGACACCTCCCCCTGGCGGGGGAGGATTGAACCCGGACGACAGTGAGAATGTCGATGCATCCTAG
- a CDS encoding prepilin peptidase → MGAVASTILLVVLGLILVSAGIEDARTREIANWKNAAIALLAVPWWIAAGLSLWPDIALQIGIALAVFAVFAAAFHFGMMGGGDVKMIGALALWFPFQPLLTMLIIMSLAGGAITLLMLLDKWLRRRSEQPEIPYGIAIAIAALLMLREPILNQFT, encoded by the coding sequence ATGGGAGCGGTAGCTTCGACGATTCTGCTGGTCGTGCTCGGCCTGATCCTGGTCTCCGCCGGGATCGAGGACGCGCGCACTCGCGAGATCGCGAACTGGAAGAACGCCGCGATCGCGCTGCTCGCAGTGCCGTGGTGGATCGCCGCCGGGCTGTCGCTGTGGCCCGATATCGCGCTCCAGATCGGCATCGCGCTCGCCGTGTTCGCGGTGTTCGCGGCCGCGTTCCACTTCGGGATGATGGGCGGGGGCGACGTCAAGATGATCGGCGCGCTCGCCTTGTGGTTCCCGTTCCAGCCGCTGCTGACGATGCTGATCATCATGTCGCTGGCCGGGGGCGCGATCACGCTGCTGATGCTGCTCGACAAATGGCTGCGCCGGCGGAGCGAGCAACCCGAGATCCCCTACGGGATCGCCATCGCCATCGCCGCGCTGCTGATGCTTCGCGAACCGATTCTTAACCAGTTCACGTAG
- the cpaB gene encoding Flp pilus assembly protein CpaB — protein MDGRKIILLVGALIIAAVTAFMARTLMVGTPAPVADAAPTANGPAPIQGVEVLVATKALPVGTILGPEAMKFVPWPEELVEGAYYRKADTDLKALQGTVVRFAIPAGQPIAQGAVVKPGDRGFLAAALGAGMRAVTVPVSAQSAVAGFVFPGDRVDLLLTQTVSGGGDGPPLKASETVLRNLRVLATDQKTDKQTDESGNTVVTTYSTVTVEATPRIAEKIAVAQTLGSLSLSLRSIADNNGELEEAIAAGEVSVPEGNDPKAEKAMLARVAARPMEGRSTFSTGADVSRFQRSTVPGKPADRRPAGMMSGSYPGGTGAQSEGPVVKVARGNAVTIVPVGGKN, from the coding sequence ATGGACGGACGCAAGATCATTCTGCTGGTGGGCGCGCTGATCATCGCCGCGGTCACGGCATTCATGGCGCGGACCCTGATGGTCGGCACACCGGCCCCCGTCGCCGATGCGGCGCCGACCGCGAACGGTCCCGCGCCGATCCAGGGCGTCGAGGTGCTCGTCGCGACCAAGGCGCTGCCCGTCGGCACGATCCTGGGGCCCGAAGCGATGAAATTCGTCCCCTGGCCGGAGGAACTGGTCGAGGGCGCCTATTACCGCAAGGCCGATACCGACCTCAAAGCCCTCCAGGGCACGGTGGTGCGCTTCGCCATTCCGGCGGGCCAGCCGATCGCCCAGGGCGCGGTGGTCAAGCCCGGCGACCGCGGCTTCCTGGCCGCCGCGCTCGGCGCCGGCATGCGCGCGGTGACGGTCCCCGTCTCCGCCCAGAGCGCGGTCGCGGGCTTCGTGTTCCCGGGCGATCGCGTCGACCTGCTGCTGACCCAGACCGTGTCGGGCGGCGGCGACGGGCCTCCGCTCAAGGCATCCGAGACGGTGCTGCGCAACCTGCGCGTGCTCGCCACCGACCAGAAGACCGACAAGCAGACCGACGAGAGTGGCAACACCGTCGTCACCACCTATTCGACCGTCACGGTCGAGGCGACGCCGCGCATCGCCGAGAAGATCGCGGTCGCGCAGACGCTCGGCTCGCTGTCGCTGTCGCTGCGCTCGATCGCCGACAATAATGGCGAGCTTGAGGAAGCGATCGCCGCGGGCGAGGTTTCGGTGCCCGAGGGCAACGATCCCAAGGCCGAGAAGGCGATGCTCGCCCGCGTCGCGGCGCGTCCGATGGAAGGCCGCTCGACCTTCTCGACCGGCGCCGACGTGTCGCGCTTCCAGCGCAGCACGGTGCCGGGCAAGCCGGCGGACCGCCGTCCGGCTGGAATGATGAGCGGGTCCTATCCGGGGGGGACGGGCGCACAGTCCGAAGGCCCGGTCGTGAAAGTTGCACGGGGCAATGCCGTTACGATTGTCCCGGTTGGGGGGAAGAACTGA
- a CDS encoding type II and III secretion system protein family protein → MRLRGKLGAPLALAAVAGMTATAPMPAIGQTVHAAPRDMVQIATGRGRMITLNAPMSDIFVADPGIADVQVRSPTQLWVFGRKAGETTVYATTKAGKVIYSATVRIGNNFDSVQGMLATAMPESDISVTTMNGVVMLLGTVAAPEDAAEAERIAQAIVGKEVQIISRLKTATPLQVNLQVRIAEVSRSFVKNIGVNLATFDPTGGFKFGIGQGRKFFNTFAPGGPLGVAEEAADGITSATKAATGTSLFGAGKLFGMDILGGLDLGEQLGQVTTLANPNLTALSGETGSFLAGGEIPIPVSQGLGAVSVEYKQYGVSLAYTPTVLSDGRISLRVRPEVSQLSAAGSVTIQGTQIPALTTRRAETTVELGSGQSLMIGGLLQNSHDNSIDKAPGLGDIPILGALFRSNGFRRSETELVIVITPYLVKPVNANEIRLPTDGYRAPTDAERVFLGQLETSKSGGQRPMPSMAPPATAAPSLGAANPGAPGEQPQPQQPVATPAQPGMAPARKGKGKKAADTPAPGFGFN, encoded by the coding sequence ATGCGTTTGAGGGGGAAGCTGGGGGCGCCGCTGGCGCTGGCCGCCGTGGCGGGAATGACCGCCACCGCGCCGATGCCGGCGATTGGCCAGACCGTTCACGCGGCGCCGCGCGACATGGTCCAGATCGCGACCGGCCGCGGGCGGATGATCACGCTCAACGCGCCGATGTCCGACATCTTCGTCGCCGATCCGGGGATCGCCGACGTCCAGGTCCGCTCGCCCACCCAGCTCTGGGTGTTCGGGCGCAAGGCCGGCGAGACCACGGTCTATGCGACGACCAAGGCCGGCAAGGTGATCTATTCGGCGACGGTGCGCATCGGCAACAATTTCGACAGCGTCCAGGGGATGCTGGCGACCGCCATGCCCGAATCCGACATCTCGGTGACGACGATGAACGGGGTGGTGATGCTGCTCGGCACCGTCGCTGCGCCCGAGGATGCAGCCGAGGCCGAGCGGATCGCGCAGGCGATCGTCGGCAAGGAGGTGCAGATCATCTCGCGGCTCAAGACCGCGACGCCGCTGCAGGTCAACCTGCAGGTGCGCATCGCCGAGGTGAGCCGCAGCTTCGTCAAGAATATCGGCGTCAACCTCGCCACGTTCGACCCGACCGGCGGGTTCAAGTTCGGCATCGGCCAGGGCCGCAAGTTCTTCAACACATTTGCCCCTGGCGGACCGCTCGGCGTCGCCGAGGAAGCAGCCGACGGCATCACCTCGGCGACCAAGGCGGCGACCGGCACCTCGCTGTTCGGCGCCGGCAAGCTGTTCGGCATGGACATCCTCGGCGGCCTCGACCTGGGCGAGCAGCTCGGCCAGGTGACCACGCTCGCCAACCCGAACCTGACCGCGCTGTCGGGCGAGACCGGCTCGTTCCTCGCGGGCGGCGAGATCCCGATCCCGGTCAGCCAGGGGCTGGGCGCGGTGTCGGTCGAGTACAAGCAATATGGCGTCAGCCTCGCCTATACGCCGACGGTGCTCTCCGACGGACGCATCTCGCTGCGCGTGCGCCCCGAAGTGTCCCAGCTTTCGGCAGCCGGCTCGGTGACGATCCAGGGAACGCAGATCCCGGCGCTCACCACGCGGCGCGCCGAGACCACGGTCGAGCTGGGTTCGGGGCAGAGCCTGATGATCGGCGGCCTGCTGCAGAACTCGCACGACAATTCGATCGACAAGGCGCCGGGCCTTGGCGACATCCCGATCCTCGGCGCGCTGTTCCGCTCCAACGGCTTCCGGCGCAGCGAGACCGAGCTGGTGATCGTCATCACCCCGTATCTGGTAAAGCCGGTCAACGCGAACGAGATCCGCCTGCCGACCGACGGTTACCGGGCGCCGACCGACGCCGAGCGCGTGTTCCTGGGTCAGCTCGAGACCAGCAAGAGCGGCGGCCAGCGTCCGATGCCGAGCATGGCGCCGCCCGCGACGGCCGCGCCCTCGCTGGGCGCGGCGAACCCCGGCGCGCCGGGCGAGCAGCCCCAGCCGCAGCAGCCCGTCGCCACGCCGGCGCAGCCCGGCATGGCGCCCGCCAGGAAGGGCAAAGGCAAGAAGGCCGCCGATACGCCCGCTCCCGGCTTCGGCTTCAATTGA
- a CDS encoding CpaD family pilus assembly protein has translation MSKRNTILLLTGGAAMLTACGPTSMPNRGVESVNQPVVARTDYVFDAATDGAGLAPGERERVAGWLASLRLAYGDRVYVDDPAGTGARGEVAAEANRYGIILSNTAPITPGAIAPGTVRVIVSRMQASVPGCPDWSRAQQPETDNATTSNFGCAINGNLAAMVARPEDLVRGQPGAETADPVTNFKAIDALRKAAPSGGGGTNVKGESAGGGK, from the coding sequence ATGTCGAAGCGTAACACGATCCTGCTGCTGACCGGAGGCGCCGCCATGCTGACGGCCTGCGGTCCCACCAGCATGCCCAATCGCGGAGTCGAGTCGGTCAACCAGCCGGTGGTGGCGCGGACCGACTATGTGTTCGACGCCGCGACCGACGGCGCCGGCCTCGCCCCGGGCGAGCGCGAGCGCGTCGCCGGCTGGCTGGCGTCGCTGCGCCTCGCCTATGGCGACCGCGTCTATGTCGACGACCCGGCCGGCACCGGCGCGCGCGGCGAAGTCGCGGCCGAGGCCAACCGCTACGGCATCATTCTTTCGAATACCGCCCCGATCACCCCGGGCGCGATCGCGCCGGGAACGGTGCGCGTGATCGTCAGCCGCATGCAGGCGAGCGTGCCAGGCTGCCCCGACTGGTCGCGCGCGCAGCAGCCCGAGACCGACAACGCGACGACCTCCAACTTCGGGTGCGCGATCAACGGCAATCTCGCGGCGATGGTCGCCCGGCCCGAGGACCTGGTCCGCGGCCAGCCGGGCGCCGAGACCGCCGATCCGGTCACCAACTTCAAGGCGATCGACGCGCTGCGCAAGGCGGCGCCAAGCGGCGGCGGCGGCACGAACGTGAAGGGCGAGAGCGCGGGAGGTGGCAAGTGA
- a CDS encoding pilus assembly protein CpaE, producing the protein MNAPFSPARAAHREPFVAFVCDEATAEALRPIAIEQGWNPEKVNKGGLRNAVQTLSVSASPNVLFVDLSESGDPLNDINALAEVCEPGTVVIAAGQVNDVRLYRDLVASGIQDYLLKPLNPDMLREAFVQAQTVLNAPKFAEPGTDRPHCAVAVIGTRGGVGASTLATSLSWLLSEKAGRNTALLDLDVHFGTGALALDLEPGRGLTDAIENPSRIDGLFIERAMVKASDKLAVLSAEAPINSPVMTDGAAFFQLQEEIRGAFECTVIDLPRTMLVNYPHLITDVQVAVLVTELTLAAARDAIRILSWFKSNAPHTQMIVVANRVPAGGQLEISRKDFEGSIERRIDYALPYEPKVAVQAAKLGKPLAEAGKGVKGLAPLSDIADRVVAYTDAAAEDTDSKGKSLKGAKAAGEKGGSLLGKLSGLSMKLPKKKA; encoded by the coding sequence GTGAACGCACCCTTTAGTCCCGCGCGCGCCGCGCACCGCGAGCCGTTCGTGGCCTTTGTCTGCGACGAGGCGACGGCCGAAGCGCTGCGCCCGATCGCGATCGAGCAGGGCTGGAACCCGGAGAAGGTCAACAAGGGCGGACTGCGCAACGCGGTGCAGACGCTCTCGGTCTCGGCCAGCCCCAACGTGCTGTTCGTCGATCTCAGCGAGAGCGGCGATCCGCTCAACGACATCAACGCGCTCGCCGAAGTGTGCGAGCCGGGCACGGTGGTGATCGCCGCGGGCCAGGTCAACGACGTCCGCCTGTATCGCGACCTCGTCGCCTCGGGCATCCAGGACTATCTGCTGAAGCCGCTCAATCCCGACATGCTGCGCGAGGCGTTCGTCCAGGCGCAGACGGTGCTCAACGCGCCCAAGTTCGCCGAGCCGGGAACGGACCGGCCGCATTGCGCGGTCGCCGTGATCGGCACACGCGGCGGCGTCGGCGCATCGACGCTCGCCACCTCGCTGTCGTGGCTGCTGAGCGAGAAGGCGGGGCGGAACACCGCGCTGCTCGACCTCGACGTGCATTTCGGCACCGGCGCGCTCGCGCTCGACCTCGAGCCCGGCCGCGGCCTCACCGACGCGATCGAGAACCCCAGCCGCATCGACGGGCTGTTCATCGAGCGCGCGATGGTCAAGGCGTCGGACAAGCTCGCGGTGCTGTCGGCCGAGGCGCCGATCAACTCGCCGGTGATGACCGACGGCGCGGCGTTCTTCCAGCTCCAGGAGGAGATTCGCGGCGCGTTCGAATGCACCGTGATCGATCTGCCGCGCACGATGCTGGTCAACTATCCGCACCTGATCACCGACGTGCAGGTCGCGGTGCTGGTGACCGAGCTGACGCTGGCGGCGGCGCGCGACGCGATCCGCATCCTCTCCTGGTTCAAGTCCAACGCGCCGCACACGCAGATGATCGTGGTCGCCAACCGCGTGCCCGCCGGCGGCCAGCTGGAGATCAGCCGCAAGGACTTCGAAGGCTCGATCGAGCGGCGCATCGACTATGCGCTCCCGTACGAGCCCAAGGTCGCGGTCCAGGCGGCCAAGCTCGGCAAGCCGCTCGCCGAGGCGGGCAAGGGCGTCAAGGGGCTCGCGCCGCTGTCCGACATTGCGGACAGGGTCGTCGCCTATACCGACGCCGCCGCCGAGGACACGGATAGCAAGGGCAAGAGCCTGAAGGGCGCCAAAGCTGCAGGGGAGAAGGGCGGCTCGCTGCTCGGCAAGCTCTCCGGCCTTTCGATGAAGCTGCCCAAGAAGAAGGCGTAA
- a CDS encoding type II secretion system F family protein: protein MDMLPLMLLAGGAFMVLALLVLAFAGPSAEKAGARRLTSLRDRHTGVGSSGAVEAQLRKISTARASNMDKAAARFLPNPALLGKRLAMTGKGWTVGQYGLATLGLAVVVTAAMWFQGLPVLLALLAGLAVGVGLPHMVVGFFISKRLNAFNAKFPDAIELLVRGLRSGLPITETMGVVGAEVDGPVGEEFRAISDKMKIGRTLDQALQETADRLGTPEFQFFCITIAIQRETGGNLAETLANLAEVLRKRGQMKLKIRAMSSESKASAYIIGSLPFIVFVMIWFISGEYMQKFFTDERLMVAGGGGLVWMAIGAFIMAKMISFEI from the coding sequence ATGGACATGCTGCCGTTGATGCTGCTGGCGGGGGGCGCCTTCATGGTGCTGGCACTGCTCGTGCTCGCCTTCGCCGGGCCTTCGGCGGAGAAGGCGGGCGCGCGGCGGCTGACCTCGCTGCGCGACCGCCATACCGGCGTCGGCAGCAGCGGCGCGGTCGAGGCGCAGCTGCGCAAGATCTCGACCGCGCGCGCCAGCAACATGGACAAGGCGGCGGCGCGCTTCCTTCCCAACCCCGCGCTGCTCGGCAAGCGGCTGGCGATGACCGGCAAGGGCTGGACGGTGGGGCAATATGGCCTCGCGACGCTGGGCCTGGCGGTGGTGGTCACCGCCGCGATGTGGTTCCAGGGCCTGCCGGTCCTGCTCGCGCTGCTCGCCGGGCTGGCCGTGGGCGTCGGACTGCCGCACATGGTGGTCGGCTTCTTCATCTCGAAACGCCTCAACGCGTTCAACGCCAAGTTCCCCGACGCGATCGAGCTGCTGGTGCGCGGCCTGCGCTCCGGCCTGCCGATCACCGAGACGATGGGCGTGGTCGGCGCCGAGGTCGACGGGCCGGTGGGCGAGGAATTCCGCGCGATCAGCGACAAGATGAAGATCGGCCGCACGCTCGACCAGGCGCTCCAGGAGACCGCGGACCGGCTCGGCACGCCCGAATTCCAGTTCTTCTGCATCACCATCGCGATCCAGCGCGAGACCGGCGGCAACCTCGCCGAGACGCTCGCCAACCTCGCCGAGGTGCTGCGCAAGCGCGGGCAGATGAAGCTCAAGATCCGCGCGATGTCGTCGGAATCGAAGGCGTCGGCCTACATCATCGGCTCGCTGCCCTTCATCGTCTTCGTGATGATCTGGTTCATCAGCGGCGAATATATGCAGAAATTCTTCACCGACGAACGGCTGATGGTGGCCGGCGGCGGCGGGCTCGTGTGGATGGCCATTGGCGCGTTCATCATGGCCAAGATGATCAGCTTCGAGATCTGA
- a CDS encoding type II secretion system F family protein, with product MLTSSTGPTLLGVDVIYVATLLAGVAAFCVLVAIYAATTARDPMAKRVKALNERREQLKAGISASTSKRRAKLVRQNDTTDRLRSLLSSLKVLQDEQVKVAQRKLLQAGIRSKDYAYAVIFGRMVLPIVIGGIMLFVVYGTSLFADWSAIKAYGLVAGSFIAAYKGPDIYLKNKIDKRSAAIRKGVPDALDLLVICAEAGLTVDAAFGRVAKELGKAYPELGEEFSLTAIELGFLTDRRMAFENMAMRINLDSIRGVVTTMIQTEKYGTPLASALRVLSAEFRNERMMRAEEKAARLPAIMTVPLILFILPVLFIVILGPAACSINDALLAG from the coding sequence ATGCTGACCAGCTCCACCGGCCCCACCCTTCTCGGCGTCGACGTCATCTATGTCGCGACCCTGCTCGCGGGCGTGGCGGCGTTCTGCGTGCTCGTCGCCATCTATGCCGCGACCACGGCGCGCGACCCGATGGCGAAGCGCGTCAAGGCGCTCAACGAGCGGCGCGAGCAGCTGAAGGCGGGCATCAGCGCGTCGACCAGCAAGCGCCGCGCGAAGCTCGTCCGCCAGAACGACACCACCGACCGCCTCCGGTCCCTCCTGTCCTCGCTCAAGGTGCTGCAGGACGAGCAGGTCAAGGTCGCGCAGCGCAAGCTGCTCCAGGCCGGCATCCGTTCCAAGGACTATGCCTATGCCGTGATCTTCGGCCGCATGGTGCTGCCGATCGTAATCGGCGGGATCATGCTGTTCGTCGTCTATGGCACCTCGCTGTTCGCCGACTGGTCGGCGATCAAGGCCTATGGCCTGGTCGCGGGCAGCTTCATCGCGGCCTACAAGGGCCCCGACATCTACCTCAAGAACAAGATCGACAAGCGCAGCGCGGCGATCCGCAAGGGCGTTCCCGACGCGCTCGACCTGCTGGTGATCTGCGCCGAGGCGGGCCTGACCGTCGACGCCGCGTTCGGCCGCGTCGCCAAGGAGCTGGGCAAGGCCTATCCCGAGCTGGGCGAGGAATTCTCGCTGACCGCGATCGAGCTGGGCTTCCTCACCGATCGCCGCATGGCGTTCGAGAACATGGCGATGCGCATCAACCTCGATTCGATCCGCGGCGTGGTCACCACCATGATCCAGACCGAGAAATACGGCACCCCGCTCGCCTCCGCGCTGCGCGTGCTCTCGGCCGAGTTCCGCAACGAGCGCATGATGCGCGCCGAGGAAAAGGCCGCGCGCCTGCCCGCGATCATGACCGTGCCGCTGATCCTGTTCATCCTGCCGGTGCTGTTCATCGTGATCCTCGGTCCGGCCGCCTGCTCGATCAACGACGCGCTGCTGGCGGGTTAG